Proteins found in one Fulvitalea axinellae genomic segment:
- a CDS encoding endo-beta-N-acetylglucosaminidase: protein MKRHFTLKRSLLMAVLFVVVVGFGSRLRAQNAYPKIKTVSFRSNDADFIANWSPGSLEHEKYMISRVPLADRFKFSASQANPSIPHARQMGVWAGTSDKIRQSEEFDQPNPYFWQYLNFWAYWNGGDTRVYIPSASYIEAGHRNGVKVLGGCTFADPTSPNNSTFREMIAKNSDESYKHARKLVEIAEHYGFDGYAFNIEVTGYPSDVARQTRGFFQEVSRIADENGLDNFELTYYYVHYDNGNRNFWIKQIDSSNDTWLEENGKTTFSQAFLNYEWNASSLNTSANFVRNNFPAGKNDPYERVFAGLNMPSVIADNNTHPWRDLLNSPTSIAMWLTGPRNNGATPEEKKDIYYAFINDMWSGPDVDPSRPGSPLSGSGKTLRVAGMAAYLAAKSTIDEFPFVTSFNEGCGTFFAKDGERQTEGYWSNLALQDIVPTWRWWWAEGGQNVKASIDFKEAYDGGSSLLLEGNPGSSDNVLRIFKTKLNISAASQVSVTYKVDGASAGDASGLEVALVFENGNGLGATVKLPLGQVENEGWNTKTLDLSAYAGSALAVLGLNVTGVSNYRAHIGGLSLTDTPVATPDAPTSVEASVAMTGRFLSGEITWDLLGSPRYNKDAGVAYFDVYQISDQPRDSVFVGRSLSRAIVLKNVKRTEGEGDMRFRVVAVGEDRKTTSLSESGSVAYDPTPWAEFDMNVKVNLDESLFASSVADYANTYAWTFEDGTPATSASQTPGNVTFATPGVKKVTLTVSNDNGSYTIETDVTVADQSVNLALNQPSYRSSVDDHGGPERGNDGKNSTMFCGRDSYKTPNQQPWWEVDLGSQVNVSQIKAFKRFKESEAGISDFHVMVSKTPFTSRVREEAEADPNVVYNYWEKGQMQAPSVYDLSSQNIVGRYVRVQYHVNRSTKSQLVQLKFGELEVYGRYVPEDNGPKPLTATLSLDDADLRQGKTALLTVTFSEAVTGFEAGDLSFSNGTLSALTGDGTVYNAVFTPTDNIQELENVITLDLAGVQNAEGEAGIGTAVSPNFVINTLPFTGPETLNLSALADAYTYGKNQGTNYGTESTVLVKEGGSIHYVRRAYLKFDLGQIPSGATIESATLKLGVASSNSSALSTAFEIRRVTNDSWTETGITWGNMPAPSDVLASVNGQAAGSVLSVDLTNSLTDDLADGTLSLEMRSSVKGSPFLKLYTKEHTDADLRPVLEVTYTGGVQQRVSGTEAVKSHVPVSETKLFPNPVEDVLNIQSTDEILTVEVFSVQGNLLKTVKGSGASTSVNMSDLPKGVYVVSVTVAGQGVELRRVMKK from the coding sequence ATGAAAAGACACTTTACGCTGAAGCGGTCATTGCTAATGGCCGTCTTGTTTGTCGTGGTCGTAGGCTTCGGCTCGCGTTTGCGGGCGCAGAATGCCTATCCGAAGATCAAAACCGTCTCGTTCCGGTCCAACGACGCCGACTTTATTGCCAATTGGAGCCCGGGGAGCTTGGAGCATGAGAAATACATGATCTCCCGTGTGCCTTTGGCCGACCGGTTCAAGTTTTCCGCTTCGCAAGCGAACCCCTCTATTCCCCATGCCCGGCAAATGGGTGTTTGGGCCGGTACCAGCGACAAGATTCGCCAGAGCGAGGAATTCGACCAACCGAATCCGTATTTCTGGCAGTATCTGAACTTTTGGGCTTACTGGAACGGAGGGGACACCCGCGTTTATATTCCTTCGGCCTCTTATATCGAGGCTGGTCACCGCAATGGCGTGAAAGTTTTGGGCGGTTGTACTTTCGCCGACCCTACAAGTCCGAACAACAGTACTTTTCGGGAAATGATCGCCAAAAACTCTGACGAAAGCTACAAGCACGCCCGTAAGTTGGTGGAGATCGCGGAGCATTACGGTTTTGACGGTTATGCCTTTAATATAGAAGTGACGGGTTACCCCTCGGATGTGGCGCGCCAGACCCGTGGCTTTTTTCAGGAAGTCAGTCGCATCGCCGACGAAAATGGCTTGGACAACTTCGAGCTGACGTACTATTACGTGCATTACGATAACGGAAATAGGAATTTCTGGATCAAGCAGATCGATTCCAGTAACGACACTTGGTTGGAAGAAAACGGAAAGACTACTTTTAGCCAAGCTTTCCTGAATTATGAGTGGAACGCCAGTTCGCTCAATACTTCGGCTAATTTTGTCAGAAATAATTTCCCTGCGGGCAAAAACGATCCGTACGAAAGGGTTTTCGCCGGGTTGAACATGCCTTCGGTTATCGCCGACAATAATACGCACCCTTGGAGAGATCTTCTGAACTCTCCCACATCGATAGCGATGTGGCTGACCGGACCGAGAAACAACGGCGCCACTCCGGAGGAGAAAAAAGACATTTACTACGCTTTTATCAACGATATGTGGAGCGGTCCGGACGTGGATCCTAGCCGTCCGGGATCGCCTTTGTCGGGTAGCGGAAAGACCTTGCGCGTGGCCGGTATGGCTGCGTATCTGGCGGCGAAATCCACTATCGACGAATTTCCTTTCGTGACCAGCTTTAACGAAGGTTGCGGTACTTTCTTCGCCAAAGACGGTGAGCGCCAGACGGAAGGCTATTGGTCGAACTTGGCCTTGCAGGATATCGTTCCTACTTGGCGCTGGTGGTGGGCCGAGGGAGGCCAGAACGTAAAAGCCTCGATCGATTTCAAGGAAGCTTACGATGGCGGTAGCTCGCTTTTGCTGGAAGGAAACCCGGGTTCTTCTGACAATGTGTTGCGTATTTTCAAAACAAAACTCAACATCAGCGCTGCTTCGCAAGTAAGCGTGACCTATAAAGTGGACGGCGCTTCCGCCGGCGACGCTTCGGGCTTGGAAGTGGCTTTGGTTTTCGAAAACGGAAACGGCTTGGGAGCTACGGTAAAACTTCCTTTGGGACAAGTGGAAAATGAAGGTTGGAATACCAAGACGCTGGACCTTTCGGCTTACGCCGGAAGTGCGCTGGCCGTATTGGGCCTGAACGTTACGGGCGTTTCGAATTATCGCGCCCATATCGGTGGCCTGTCGCTTACCGATACTCCCGTCGCTACGCCAGACGCGCCTACAAGCGTGGAGGCTTCCGTGGCGATGACCGGCAGATTCCTGTCGGGGGAAATCACTTGGGACCTTCTGGGCTCGCCGAGATATAACAAAGACGCTGGCGTGGCCTATTTCGACGTTTACCAAATCAGCGACCAGCCTCGCGATTCCGTATTTGTGGGTCGTTCGCTTTCTCGCGCCATTGTTTTGAAAAACGTGAAAAGAACGGAAGGCGAAGGCGATATGCGTTTCAGGGTAGTTGCCGTGGGCGAAGACCGCAAGACTACCAGCCTCTCGGAAAGCGGATCCGTAGCTTATGACCCAACTCCTTGGGCCGAGTTTGATATGAACGTAAAGGTGAATCTAGACGAAAGCCTGTTCGCTTCAAGTGTGGCGGATTACGCGAACACTTACGCTTGGACCTTCGAAGACGGCACTCCAGCCACAAGCGCTTCCCAAACTCCGGGCAACGTGACCTTCGCCACGCCGGGCGTGAAGAAGGTAACCCTTACTGTTTCCAACGACAACGGCTCCTACACCATCGAAACGGACGTGACGGTGGCGGACCAAAGCGTAAATCTTGCGCTGAACCAACCGAGTTATCGCTCAAGCGTAGACGACCACGGTGGTCCCGAGCGTGGCAACGACGGCAAAAATTCGACTATGTTCTGCGGGCGCGACAGTTACAAAACACCGAACCAACAGCCTTGGTGGGAAGTGGATTTGGGCTCTCAGGTTAATGTCAGCCAAATCAAGGCTTTCAAGCGTTTCAAGGAATCGGAAGCCGGTATCAGCGATTTCCACGTTATGGTATCCAAGACTCCATTTACCTCAAGGGTAAGGGAAGAGGCCGAGGCCGACCCTAACGTCGTGTATAATTATTGGGAAAAAGGACAGATGCAGGCGCCTTCGGTTTATGATCTGTCTTCGCAGAATATCGTTGGGCGTTACGTGCGAGTACAGTATCATGTAAACCGTAGTACGAAGTCGCAGTTAGTGCAGCTGAAATTCGGCGAGCTGGAGGTGTACGGACGTTACGTACCCGAAGACAACGGCCCGAAACCGCTTACGGCCACTCTCAGCCTCGACGACGCTGATTTGCGCCAAGGCAAAACCGCTCTGCTCACGGTTACTTTCTCCGAGGCGGTTACTGGTTTCGAGGCTGGCGATCTTAGTTTCTCAAACGGAACGCTTTCGGCTTTGACGGGTGACGGGACGGTTTATAACGCCGTATTCACCCCGACAGACAATATTCAGGAACTGGAAAACGTAATCACTTTGGACCTTGCCGGCGTACAGAACGCCGAAGGCGAGGCAGGTATCGGGACAGCCGTTTCTCCTAACTTCGTTATCAACACTTTGCCTTTTACCGGGCCGGAAACGCTGAATCTCTCTGCCTTGGCCGACGCTTATACCTACGGTAAAAACCAAGGGACGAATTACGGCACTGAATCCACGGTTTTGGTGAAAGAGGGCGGTTCCATCCATTACGTTCGCCGGGCTTATCTCAAATTCGATTTGGGTCAAATACCGTCAGGCGCTACGATTGAAAGCGCTACGTTGAAGCTCGGGGTAGCGTCTTCGAATAGCTCCGCTTTAAGTACGGCCTTCGAAATACGCAGAGTGACAAACGACAGCTGGACGGAGACTGGCATCACTTGGGGCAATATGCCGGCGCCGTCGGATGTGTTGGCCAGCGTAAACGGACAAGCGGCAGGTAGCGTGTTGAGTGTGGATCTGACAAATAGCCTCACCGATGATTTGGCTGACGGAACGCTCTCGTTGGAGATGCGTTCGAGCGTAAAAGGTTCGCCGTTCCTGAAGCTTTATACCAAAGAGCATACTGACGCCGATTTGCGTCCGGTTTTGGAAGTTACATACACGGGTGGCGTACAACAACGCGTTTCGGGTACCGAAGCCGTTAAGAGTCATGTTCCTGTTTCGGAGACCAAACTGTTCCCGAATCCGGTGGAAGATGTCTTGAATATCCAATCGACAGACGAAATCCTGACTGTAGAAGTGTTTAGCGTTCAGGGGAATTTGCTCAAAACAGTGAAAGGATCTGGCGCTTCAACCAGCGTTAATATGTCCGATTTGCCGAAAGGCGTATACGTCGTGAGCGTAACCGTAGCCGGTCAAGGCGTTGAATTGCGCAGAGTGATGAAGAAGTAA
- a CDS encoding RagB/SusD family nutrient uptake outer membrane protein has product MKKIIYAGLALSFSLLFTSCGDDFLDKQPHDNIASTTFWKTPAQAEEGLAGVYDALQSPKRELGWGTFPFFDGLTILSDSRDGKFNEVARGYHTPTSGFVGQLWKQSYRGVVRANEVLTRVDDVPFSDESQKTRIKAEARYLRSMFYFHLADNYGGVALFEHVPTLDDITVPRSSVDEVIALMIEDLDFAIQYLPVKAHQVGRATKGAAYTMKAKVAMLKKDWATAEAATAEVMKLDYALESDYKRIFALDNENNGEVIFDIQYIGGEDGEGNVVEKLLGNRAMGVSGWSWMVPSFNLVEYYEVIDENPTYEVYAPLVPEKFYTMLEGRDPRMDATILRPGATFLNKVGEETVYPNIPAYTHSESGLHIRKNVIEGGPDLTLPEKGPLNLILLRYADVLLMHLEAKANQGGIASVDQATLDATINKIRKRASDKLPLYTAGDIEMEDVYKEYIRELAMEGWMYSNFKRWKWLEKAHGMTTKDVQKVGDGIDFIEDNPVREFEAPKDYLFPIPASEIEKSNGWAQNPGW; this is encoded by the coding sequence ATGAAAAAGATAATATACGCAGGGCTTGCGCTTTCCTTTTCGCTTTTGTTCACTTCATGTGGCGACGATTTCTTGGACAAGCAACCCCACGACAATATAGCCAGTACCACTTTCTGGAAAACGCCGGCGCAAGCCGAGGAAGGGTTGGCCGGAGTTTACGATGCCCTTCAAAGTCCCAAAAGGGAATTGGGCTGGGGGACATTCCCGTTCTTTGACGGCCTCACAATTTTGAGCGACTCGCGGGATGGAAAGTTCAACGAGGTAGCGCGTGGCTACCATACGCCGACTTCGGGCTTTGTAGGCCAGCTGTGGAAACAGTCTTACCGGGGCGTAGTGCGAGCGAACGAGGTGCTTACCCGAGTGGATGACGTTCCTTTTTCGGACGAAAGCCAGAAAACCAGGATTAAGGCGGAAGCCCGTTACTTGCGTTCCATGTTCTATTTCCATTTGGCGGATAATTATGGAGGTGTGGCCTTGTTCGAGCACGTCCCGACATTGGATGACATTACCGTGCCTCGTTCTTCTGTTGACGAAGTGATCGCGTTGATGATCGAAGACTTGGATTTCGCTATCCAGTATTTGCCGGTCAAAGCGCATCAGGTTGGGCGAGCGACCAAAGGCGCGGCCTACACGATGAAGGCGAAGGTGGCGATGCTCAAAAAAGATTGGGCTACAGCCGAAGCCGCCACCGCTGAGGTGATGAAGTTGGATTACGCTTTGGAATCTGATTATAAGAGGATCTTTGCCTTGGATAATGAGAACAATGGAGAGGTGATCTTCGATATCCAGTACATTGGTGGTGAAGACGGCGAAGGAAACGTTGTGGAAAAGTTGCTGGGTAACAGGGCGATGGGCGTTAGTGGCTGGTCGTGGATGGTGCCTTCTTTTAACTTGGTTGAGTATTATGAGGTCATAGATGAAAACCCTACGTACGAAGTGTACGCTCCGTTGGTTCCTGAGAAGTTTTATACAATGCTCGAAGGCAGAGACCCGCGTATGGACGCCACAATTCTGCGTCCGGGCGCTACTTTCCTGAACAAAGTGGGGGAGGAGACCGTCTACCCGAATATTCCGGCCTATACTCACTCCGAGTCAGGATTGCATATCCGTAAGAATGTTATTGAAGGTGGTCCAGACTTAACGTTGCCGGAGAAGGGGCCGTTGAACTTGATCCTGTTACGTTACGCTGACGTATTGTTGATGCATCTGGAGGCAAAAGCCAACCAAGGCGGAATCGCTTCCGTGGATCAAGCGACATTGGACGCCACAATCAATAAAATCAGAAAACGCGCGTCGGACAAACTTCCGCTTTATACCGCCGGTGATATTGAGATGGAAGACGTGTACAAAGAATATATCCGCGAGTTGGCAATGGAAGGTTGGATGTATTCCAACTTCAAACGTTGGAAATGGCTGGAAAAAGCGCACGGTATGACTACCAAAGATGTCCAAAAGGTAGGCGATGGCATTGATTTTATCGAGGATAACCCCGTCCGAGAATTCGAAGCGCCAAAAGACTATTTGTTTCCGATTCCAGCCTCGGAGATCGAGAAATCGAACGGCTGGGCGCAAAACCCCGGTTGGTAA
- a CDS encoding TonB-dependent receptor codes for MKEPLPKNKILRRILGGTAMLFFLVTLFAAGQARSETIVEKEKHTVNFKASTLRQVFEYVRKNSDMDVFFAEHKVDVNTRVNFEATGIDTKGLLELALRKTPYAYKVVNNHVVISPRTAESVAQDGAFTVSGTITDKEGETLVGVNVIIKGTTQGTVTDVDGKFSLQVKKSDVLLITFVGHKPQELSVGNRQTFDIVLEEDLKELEAVVVVGYGEAKQINLSGAVATVKPEKLEARSVANVSSALSGMLPGVRISTRNGGRVGGESISIQVRGQGSMSANNSPMVVVDGVESSLSDLDPNDIESMSVLKDASSSAIYGSRAANGVIVVTTKSGKAGQMKMEYHAYAGWQQATNVADYVSNSAEYMEMFNKFRPGLFQQADIDEWRNADPNDLAHPNVDWMDEQVGRSALMQSHNFAFSGGSDVTRYRFSLSYLDQEGLSPGNEQQRYTFRTNVETNMTPNLIVGANAFLRWREVTPGMSDGINYGLAPMISNQQLPDGTWLGSQNSTLGSATNPYATVAGRENTKLRRSMRADIFVNWEALPGLRLQTRNVIDYNNNFQRQFYPLYETYNIRELDPEGNPKLDADRIKRSSTNEHKQDYKLSHFATATYTKSLGKHNFSVLAGHEIEVYRWENLKGKKDVFASDDVDAIGYGLQDPSVSGDIYEANMESYFGSLDYNFSEKYLFKASMRADASSRFREGKRWGYFPSLSAGWRISEEAFMQDLSFVNNLKIRGSWGVLGNQRINTSGGSRGSYYPYQDLYNKSPYVFGGNIHPGQSVTRLVDSDISWESTEMVNLAIDATLFRTFNITAEVFQKRTYDIITKLQVPTFLGAKDSPYTNLAEMTNRGLELNLSYEGQVGELRYQVGANGTYIENEVTGYNVDLETSNIRVGEPYGFIRGYESRIIRTQEQLDNAVESGLQIGDLERIDQLTVDTDGDGVMDAGDGKINHEDQMKLHSGRPTWTYGGNVNLFYKNFELNLLFQGVTGMKGSWVSQPNAQFPVDDRGLVHEMWRDATDEDNPNGEWPRLNKRRKTQNLYHTSSFWIRDLSYFRLKNLMVAYNIPKDVISKIGFSKAKVYFTSENLFTASDYFSELGFDPETRNSGGIPNTTTYMLGVKVQF; via the coding sequence ATGAAGGAACCATTACCGAAGAACAAGATTCTACGCCGAATCTTGGGAGGAACCGCTATGCTCTTTTTTTTGGTGACGCTGTTCGCTGCTGGGCAAGCGCGTTCGGAGACCATCGTGGAAAAAGAGAAGCACACGGTGAACTTTAAGGCCTCGACCTTGAGGCAAGTTTTTGAGTACGTCCGTAAAAATTCGGACATGGACGTTTTTTTCGCCGAGCATAAGGTGGACGTCAACACACGGGTAAATTTCGAAGCCACCGGCATTGATACCAAGGGATTGTTGGAATTGGCTCTGCGAAAGACACCTTACGCATACAAAGTAGTAAATAACCATGTGGTAATCAGCCCCAGAACAGCCGAAAGCGTGGCCCAAGACGGAGCCTTTACCGTATCGGGCACCATTACCGACAAGGAAGGCGAGACCTTGGTGGGCGTAAACGTAATTATTAAAGGAACTACCCAAGGTACCGTAACGGACGTGGACGGTAAGTTTTCGCTCCAAGTGAAAAAGTCGGATGTGCTGTTGATCACTTTCGTAGGCCATAAGCCTCAGGAGCTGAGCGTAGGCAACCGCCAGACTTTTGATATTGTGTTGGAAGAGGACCTCAAAGAGTTGGAGGCCGTTGTGGTTGTGGGTTACGGCGAAGCCAAGCAGATTAACCTTTCCGGTGCCGTGGCAACGGTAAAACCCGAAAAATTAGAAGCCCGTTCCGTCGCCAATGTATCCAGTGCTTTGTCTGGAATGTTACCGGGCGTAAGGATCTCTACGCGTAACGGTGGCCGTGTAGGCGGTGAATCGATTAGTATCCAAGTCCGTGGCCAAGGTTCTATGTCGGCCAACAACAGCCCTATGGTAGTTGTGGATGGAGTGGAATCCAGCCTTAGTGATTTGGATCCTAACGATATTGAGTCTATGTCGGTATTGAAAGATGCGTCGTCATCTGCTATTTACGGCTCGCGTGCTGCAAATGGTGTAATCGTGGTAACTACCAAAAGCGGTAAGGCTGGACAAATGAAAATGGAGTACCATGCCTATGCGGGTTGGCAACAGGCCACAAACGTAGCGGATTACGTTTCTAATTCGGCGGAATATATGGAGATGTTTAACAAGTTCCGTCCCGGCTTGTTTCAGCAAGCGGATATTGATGAGTGGCGAAACGCTGACCCAAATGACCTTGCCCACCCGAACGTGGATTGGATGGATGAGCAAGTAGGACGTAGCGCCTTGATGCAGAGTCACAACTTCGCGTTCAGCGGCGGTTCGGACGTTACCCGTTACCGCTTCTCTTTGAGCTACTTGGATCAAGAAGGACTTTCTCCTGGCAATGAACAACAGCGTTACACTTTCCGCACAAATGTGGAAACCAACATGACTCCGAATCTGATCGTAGGAGCTAACGCTTTCCTGCGTTGGAGGGAAGTGACCCCGGGGATGTCAGATGGAATCAATTATGGGTTAGCGCCTATGATATCGAACCAACAATTGCCGGACGGTACGTGGTTGGGGAGTCAGAACTCAACGCTTGGTAGCGCCACTAATCCCTATGCCACGGTGGCGGGCCGGGAAAACACAAAACTTCGCCGTAGTATGCGGGCCGATATTTTTGTGAATTGGGAAGCCTTGCCGGGCTTAAGGCTCCAAACACGTAACGTGATCGATTATAATAATAACTTCCAGCGTCAGTTCTACCCCTTGTATGAGACGTATAACATAAGGGAACTTGACCCTGAAGGCAATCCTAAACTGGATGCTGACCGTATTAAGCGTTCGTCGACAAACGAGCATAAGCAGGATTACAAATTGAGCCACTTTGCTACAGCTACTTACACCAAGTCGTTAGGCAAACATAATTTTAGTGTGTTGGCGGGTCATGAGATCGAAGTTTATCGTTGGGAGAACTTGAAAGGTAAAAAAGACGTATTCGCCAGCGATGATGTCGACGCTATCGGTTACGGTCTTCAGGACCCTTCTGTATCTGGCGATATCTATGAGGCCAATATGGAGTCCTATTTCGGGAGTTTGGATTATAATTTTTCCGAAAAATATCTTTTCAAAGCTTCGATGAGAGCGGATGCTTCATCCCGTTTTAGGGAAGGAAAACGCTGGGGTTATTTCCCATCGTTATCAGCTGGCTGGAGGATATCGGAAGAGGCGTTTATGCAGGATCTGTCTTTCGTTAACAACTTGAAGATCCGCGGTTCTTGGGGTGTGTTGGGTAATCAGAGAATTAACACGTCGGGAGGTTCCAGAGGTAGTTATTATCCATACCAAGATTTGTACAACAAAAGCCCGTACGTATTCGGCGGAAACATTCACCCGGGCCAGTCAGTGACCCGCTTGGTGGATAGCGATATCAGCTGGGAATCGACGGAGATGGTCAACTTGGCGATTGATGCCACACTTTTCAGAACATTCAATATTACTGCTGAAGTGTTCCAGAAGAGGACTTACGATATTATCACCAAGTTGCAGGTGCCTACTTTCCTTGGTGCAAAAGATTCCCCTTATACAAATCTGGCCGAGATGACCAATCGTGGCCTTGAGTTGAATCTTTCGTACGAAGGCCAAGTTGGGGAATTGCGTTACCAAGTGGGAGCCAACGGAACTTACATAGAAAACGAGGTGACTGGATACAATGTCGATTTGGAAACCAGTAATATCCGTGTAGGAGAGCCTTACGGCTTTATCCGTGGCTATGAGTCGCGCATTATCCGTACACAAGAGCAACTGGACAATGCCGTGGAAAGTGGACTTCAGATAGGGGATTTGGAGCGAATTGACCAATTGACCGTGGATACTGACGGTGATGGGGTTATGGATGCCGGCGATGGAAAGATCAACCACGAAGACCAAATGAAACTGCATTCTGGTCGACCGACGTGGACATATGGCGGTAACGTTAACCTTTTCTATAAAAACTTCGAGTTGAACCTGCTGTTCCAAGGCGTTACCGGAATGAAAGGTTCATGGGTTTCGCAACCAAACGCCCAGTTCCCTGTGGATGACCGCGGTTTGGTACATGAGATGTGGCGCGACGCCACCGACGAGGACAATCCTAACGGAGAGTGGCCGCGGTTGAACAAGAGACGAAAAACCCAGAACCTCTATCACACCAGCTCCTTCTGGATCCGGGACCTGTCATACTTCAGGCTCAAAAACCTGATGGTAGCATACAATATTCCGAAAGATGTGATTTCGAAAATCGGGTTTAGCAAGGCCAAAGTTTATTTCACTTCGGAGAACCTGTTCACCGCGTCAGATTATTTCTCAGAGCTAGGTTTTGACCCTGAGACTCGTAATTCGGGCGGTATTCCGAACACAACCACCTATATGTTGGGCGTAAAAGTTCAGTTCTAA